Sequence from the Sanguibacter keddieii DSM 10542 genome:
CGAGGTGCGCGTCCAGGCGCGGGCGCCGGGCCACCACGAGCGGGTCGTCCGGGGCCATCCGGGCCCACAGCACCGGGTACAGGTGCAGCGCCCAGCCCGTGTAGTGGTCGAAGCTGCGCTCGGGCCCGTCCGCGTACCAGCCGCCCTCCCGGACGAAGGTGTCGTGGGCCGCCAGGTCGGACTCGACGTCCTCCGATGAGTACGGGCCGCCCACCGACCGCAGGAAGGTCTCGACGACGATGCGGAACCACACCCAGTTGGTCTGCGGGTACTCCCCGCCCACCACCGTCGCGAGGTAGTCGACCACCTGCTGCTGCACGGTCGGGCTCATGCGGTCCCAGATCCACGGCCGGGTCATGTCCAGCCCGATCGCGAGGGCCGCGGCCTCGACCTTCGCCTGGCCGTGCTCGTCCGGGCGCGTCCAGCGCCGCGGCGAGGTCGGGTCGGTGCCGGCCGCGAAGCCCGCCGCGTACCGCCCCGCGAGGTCGAGCGGGTCGTGCCCCCGCTCCCCCGCCAGCCGGAAGGCCGCCAGCATGAAGGTCCGGGCGAAGCCCTCGAGACCGTCCACGTCCCGCCCGTACCCACCGGTGCGGCCCGGCAGGTCGACGTGCGAGCCGTCCGGGCTCGTGAACGGACGCGTCGACAGCAGCAGGTCGTCCGCGAGCGCCGCCCAGTGCGCCCGCGTCCACCCCGTGCACGGCGAGAGAGCGTGGTCCGCGGGGACGCGACCGAGCAGGGTCCCACGGCCGGGGACGCCGGGCCGGCTCACGCGCTGACCTCCAGACGCTCGCGCGTCATGGCCGCGGTGAGCGGGCGACCGGACGCGTAGAGCTCGAGCTGGTCGAGGGCGCTCGCGGTCATCCGGAGGGTCTCCGTGCCCAGCGACCCGGCGACGTGCGGGGTGAGCATGACGTTGGGCAGCCCGTAGAGGGCCGAGCCCGCGGGCAGCGGCTCCGGGTCGGTGACGTCAAGGATCGCGTGCAGGCGCCCCGTGCGGCACTCGCGGGCGAGGGCGTCATGGTCGACGAGGCTGCCGCGGGCCGTGTTGACCAGGGTCGCGTGGTCCGGGAGGGCCGCGAGCTCGGCCGCACCGATCATCCGGTCCGTCGCGGGGACCGACGGCGCGTGGAGCGAGAGCACGTCGACCTGCGGGAGCATCTGCGCGAGGCTCACGAGCCGCCCGCCGACCGCGGCCACCTCGGCGGGGTCGGCGTAGGGGTCGACCACGAGGACGGTGCACTCCTCGAGCGCCCGCAGCCCCTCGACGACGCGACGCCCGACCCGGGAGAACCCGACGACCCCGACCGTCAGGCCGAAGGTGCTCGTGGGCCCGACCGTGCCGCGGTACGACCAGTCCTCGCGGTGCTCACGTGCCAGGGCGCTCAGCACAGGGGCCTTCTTGCTCGCCAGGACCACCGCGGCGACCGTGAACTCCGCGACCGGGATGGCGTTGGCGTCGGCGGCCGTCGTCACCTGGATGCCGCGGTCCCAGAGCGCGTCGCTCACGAGACCGCGGACGCTGCCCGCGCAGTGCACCACCGCCCGCAGCGCGGGCAGGTGGTCGAGACGCTCCGCGGTGAGGCGGGGTGCGCCCCAGGAGGTGAGGAGCACCTCGACGTCGCGGGCGCGCTCGCGGACGTCGGGGGTGTCGACGGTGTCGGTCCACACGAGGTCGGTGAGGGTCGCGAGCCCGGCGAGGCGGTCGAGGCGCACGGCGTCGAGCTGCTGCTCGAAGACGTCGGGCGCCATGAGGGCCATGGTGCGGGGGCGTCGCGGGGGCTGGGTGTGCCGGGGCGTGGTCATGGCTCTCCTCGTCGAGATGCTGGCGCGGGAGCCCAGTGAAGCCCGACGCTACGATGGGCGGCAACCAGGTCGATCACAGACCGACACACTCGATCAGACTCGAACATCGTGGTTCGAGGGGCAGCGAGCAGAGCATGGCACCTGAGAACCTCCCGACGCCCCAGGGTGCCTCCCCCGCGCGCAGCACCCCCGGGCCGCTCGTGGCCGCGTGGGGGAAGGCCCTGCACCACGGCGACCTCGTCCGCACGCTCGCCCTGGGCCTGCCGGTGACCCCTGCGGGAGACCGCAGCCACTGGGAGTCCGTCGACGCCCCGACGCTCGCCGCGGTCGCCACGCGCGCCGAGACGGACCTGGCGGCCCCGTGGCCTGCTCCCCTGGCCAGCCACTACGCGCGGTACTTCCGCGACGGCAACCGGACCGCCTACGAGGACCGTGTCCGCGAGCGCCAGCGCCGGCTGAGCCGCGCGGCGCTCACGGCGGCCTGGACGGGTGACGTCGCGTGGCTCGACGAGACCGTCGACGGCGTGCTGCTGCTGTGCGAGCAGAGCAGCTGGTCGTGGGCCGCCCACGACGACACCTTCACGGTGCACGGGTCGGTGACGCCGACCGTGACCGACCCGTACCTCGACCTGGGTGCGGGCGAGGTGGTGGGGCAGCTCGCGTGGGTGGACGCCCTCCTCGGCGAGGCGCTCGACGCCCGTGCGCCGGGTATCCGGGCACGCGTGCGGCACGAGGCCCGGACCCGGGTCCTCGAGCCCTTCGTCCGACGACGGGACTGGCACTGGCTGGGTCTCGACGGCGACGTGCACAACTGGAACCCGTGGATCCACGGCAACGTCCTGGCGGCGACCCTCGGCCTCGTCGACGACCCGGACGAGGCCGCGACGCTCGTCGGGCTGGTGGTCGACGGGCTCGACCGCTTCGTGGCGTCGGTCCCGCCCGACGGCGCCATCGACGAGGGCTACAGCTACTGGTGGAACGGCGCGGGCCGGGCGCTCGAGGCCCTCGAGCTGCTGTCGGCCGCGACCGGCGGT
This genomic interval carries:
- a CDS encoding hydroxyacid dehydrogenase; protein product: MTTPRHTQPPRRPRTMALMAPDVFEQQLDAVRLDRLAGLATLTDLVWTDTVDTPDVRERARDVEVLLTSWGAPRLTAERLDHLPALRAVVHCAGSVRGLVSDALWDRGIQVTTAADANAIPVAEFTVAAVVLASKKAPVLSALAREHREDWSYRGTVGPTSTFGLTVGVVGFSRVGRRVVEGLRALEECTVLVVDPYADPAEVAAVGGRLVSLAQMLPQVDVLSLHAPSVPATDRMIGAAELAALPDHATLVNTARGSLVDHDALARECRTGRLHAILDVTDPEPLPAGSALYGLPNVMLTPHVAGSLGTETLRMTASALDQLELYASGRPLTAAMTRERLEVSA